A region of Flavobacterium album DNA encodes the following proteins:
- a CDS encoding TatD family hydrolase, producing MLYNLHTHSSSNNPNVFEIVNRYPYEAIDVPYFSTGIHPWHIDESKIEEHLSIIEERLQQPNCLALGECGLDKRIEIPLDVQQTVFEKQLLLAKKYQKPVILHLVAAFQELIEIKNRVQPGVPMMVHGFSKNAQVAKQLLDSGFYLSFGKYLLRNPELSTVLAEVPHDRFFLETDTIEESIAEVYEKAALARNTTIEDIRNTISTNFKTVFKNG from the coding sequence ATGCTCTACAACCTCCATACCCACTCATCCTCAAACAATCCGAATGTCTTCGAAATCGTAAATCGCTATCCTTACGAAGCCATTGATGTACCTTATTTTTCCACAGGCATCCATCCCTGGCATATTGACGAAAGTAAAATCGAAGAGCACCTTTCTATAATTGAAGAGCGCCTACAGCAACCTAATTGCCTTGCCCTTGGTGAATGCGGGCTGGACAAGCGTATCGAAATTCCGCTGGATGTGCAGCAAACAGTGTTTGAAAAACAGTTGTTATTAGCAAAAAAATACCAAAAACCCGTAATTTTGCATCTTGTTGCCGCGTTTCAGGAGCTCATCGAAATAAAGAACAGGGTACAGCCCGGCGTACCGATGATGGTACACGGCTTTTCGAAAAATGCGCAGGTTGCAAAGCAATTGCTGGATAGCGGCTTTTACCTTTCCTTTGGAAAATACCTGTTGCGCAACCCTGAACTGTCGACAGTTTTGGCAGAAGTGCCGCACGACAGGTTTTTCCTGGAAACCGATACGATTGAGGAAAGTATTGCCGAAGTATATGAGAAAGCAGCGCTGGCACGGAATACAACTATTGAAGATATTAGAAATACGATAAGCACTAATTTTAAAACCGTTTTTAAAAATGGCTGA